In Meleagris gallopavo isolate NT-WF06-2002-E0010 breed Aviagen turkey brand Nicholas breeding stock chromosome 15, Turkey_5.1, whole genome shotgun sequence, one DNA window encodes the following:
- the LOC104913338 gene encoding follistatin-related protein 4-like has protein sequence MASYRRLKGVVLELQAQRSAPPRRPAADGAAQKRALVEELFQHLDANRDGHLSSSELAQVMKKEDLEDDLLDCTLEDLLRFDDYNNDGRLTLQELYTAFRKS, from the exons ATGGCCAGCTACAGGCGGCTGAAGGGCGTCGTGTTGGAGCTGCAGGCGCAGCGCTCAGCCCCACCGCGCCGCCCAGCCGCCGACGGGGCTGCCCAGAAACGTGCTTTGGTGGAGgagctcttccagcacctggATGCAAACAGGGATGGGCACCTCAGCAGCTCGGAGCTGGCACAG gTAATGAAGAAAGAGGATCTGGAAGATGATTTATTGGATTGTACACTGGAAGACCTCCTCCGGTTTGATGATTATAACAACGATGGGCGCTTAACCCTGCAAGAGCTCTACACGGCCTTCCGTAAGTCCTGA